GCAGGGCAAAAATAGCTATGTTGGCGACTGAATTGTTAATTCGTGCGTCCTGCCGGTAAAGCGCTTGACTCATATTGCAACCTTAGTCAGACTCGGCGCTTTATTTAATGGGATATCTGATTTATGGCGCTTAAGGCCACTGTTTTTAAAGCAAACCTGCAAATTGCAGACATGGATAGGCACTATTATCAGGATCACAGTCTGACTTTAGCGCAGCATCCTTCAGAAACGGATGAGCGCATGATGGTGCGGTTACTCGCTTTTGCGCTTAATGCCTGTGATGGCTTGGCGTTTTCCCGTGGCTTATGTGTTGATGATGAAGCTGAGCTATGGCAAAAAGATTTGTCAGGTGATATCCAGTTATGGATTGAATTTGGTGAGCCGGATGAGAAGTGGCTTCGTAAAGCTGCTGGGCGG
This region of Shewanella sp. NFH-SH190041 genomic DNA includes:
- a CDS encoding YaeQ family protein: MALKATVFKANLQIADMDRHYYQDHSLTLAQHPSETDERMMVRLLAFALNACDGLAFSRGLCVDDEAELWQKDLSGDIQLWIEFGEPDEKWLRKAAGRAKSVVLYAYGGRSVPVWWQKSQAAFNRYQNLAVWEIPAEQVMAMGQMVSRTMQLNYSISDGEVYISNGDDSVLVTPIKLKG